The Spirochaetota bacterium genomic sequence TTTTATACAGCGGTGTACTATAAGATCAGGATAACGACGTATGGGCGAGGTAAAGTGCGTGTAATCTTTAAATCCCAGTCCAAAATGCCCAAGCGGAGTGGGGCCATAGTATGCCTGCATCAATGATTTTAACACTATGAAATTTACAACCTGCTGATATTCTTTTTGTGCCACTGAATCAATTACCCTTTGCAGAGCAAGTCCAAGATTTTCTTCTTCTTTTAGAGTAATGCCTAATGTTTTAAGGAAGTTTTGCAATGCTATAAATTTTTCTTCGGCAATTGGCTCGTGAACGCGATGCAGTGCTGGTATATCATGTTGGCGCAAGACACGAGATACAATTTCGTTGGCACTGAGCATGAATTCTTCAATTATCATGTGACTTTCAAGGCGAGTAGCAAAGGCAATATCAGCAATTGAAGCGTTGTTGTCAAATATCATCTCTGCATCTGCAAGGTTTAAATCAACCCTGCCATTGGATAAGCGTTTAGCTTTAAGCTTAAATGCCAGATCCCTGGCATGAGAAAGCATTGTTTTGATTTTGCCTCGTTTTTTTGAATTCAATATTTCTTGGGCCTGGGTGTAGGTTAACCGCTCATTAACGTTTATTATAGCACGGTGTATTGAATGTGTGCGATAGTTACCATGCACATCAAACTGCATCATAACCGAAAGTGTTAACCTATCAACACCTGCTTTCAGTGAGCACAGGTCATTAGATAACTTTTCAGGGAGCATTGGTATAACAGCATTGCCAAGATAATAGCTGGTACCGCGGTTGTAAGCTTCCTTATCAATGGCATCATCTTTGTACACATATGCAGATACATCAGCGATATGGACATAAAGTGTATAAATGCCATTTTTATACTCAAGCGAAATAGCATCGTCAAAATCTTTAGCTGTTTCACCATCTATGGTTACTGTTACAAGCTTTCGGTAATCCTTACGGTTTTTATGTTCATGTGGCTTAACATATTCTTCAATCTTTTCAAGATGTTTATATTCAGGGTGTACACCAGGCAGCGAGTGCTTGCTTACAATGCGCTGAATATCGTATTGTTCCTCGTGGTGGATGATTGTATTAATGCTGCATTCTTGATAATTCTGTATAAAAGAATTTTTAACAGTAACTATCGCCAAACTTTTTGGTTTTATATTTTCTTTTGTGATGACCTGGATATTGCCAGGAACATCAAGAAGCTGCAAAATGCTGAATTTCCCATTAGGTTTAATGCAGCGTGCAAAAAACATCTGTTTATTTGGAGATACAATTTCGGTAACCCTGCCAAACAATGTGCCATGCCGTATATCAGTTAGCTGTACTTTCACTTGGTCCTTATTGCGTGCATGGTTTACATCTTCACGGAAAATGTGCACTTCAATATCGTCATTTATATATACCACACCGTGGCCTTTTTTATTATGAATAAAAGTGCCAGTAAAAGTAAAAGGCTGAGCAATTTTAAATTTACCCTTTTGCTTTGTCAGAAAACCATAGTGGAAAAGAGTGGCAATAGTGTTTTGTACACGGTTGGCAGTTTTCTGAGTTTCTCGTTGTGTGGTTTTGCTTTTTTTTGGTTTTTTACTTTTTGTCTTTGTGAGCAATACTGTGGCTACAATATCCTGAGGTGTAAAATAACCTTTTTGTTTTTCAATTGTTTGTAAAATACGC encodes the following:
- the rnr gene encoding ribonuclease R → MSKTSSRILQTIEKQKGYFTPQDIVATVLLTKTKSKKPKKSKTTQRETQKTANRVQNTIATLFHYGFLTKQKGKFKIAQPFTFTGTFIHNKKGHGVVYINDDIEVHIFREDVNHARNKDQVKVQLTDIRHGTLFGRVTEIVSPNKQMFFARCIKPNGKFSILQLLDVPGNIQVITKENIKPKSLAIVTVKNSFIQNYQECSINTIIHHEEQYDIQRIVSKHSLPGVHPEYKHLEKIEEYVKPHEHKNRKDYRKLVTVTIDGETAKDFDDAISLEYKNGIYTLYVHIADVSAYVYKDDAIDKEAYNRGTSYYLGNAVIPMLPEKLSNDLCSLKAGVDRLTLSVMMQFDVHGNYRTHSIHRAIINVNERLTYTQAQEILNSKKRGKIKTMLSHARDLAFKLKAKRLSNGRVDLNLADAEMIFDNNASIADIAFATRLESHMIIEEFMLSANEIVSRVLRQHDIPALHRVHEPIAEEKFIALQNFLKTLGITLKEEENLGLALQRVIDSVAQKEYQQVVNFIVLKSLMQAYYGPTPLGHFGLGFKDYTHFTSPIRRYPDLIVHRCIKSLIDNTPPPYLPEELAAIGEQSSKLERVAQSAERDLLKLKGCRLLEDKVGQEFEGIISGVTRFGFYVSLLDKPIEGMVPLKFLTDDYYLVNEDEYTVIGKRLGRRFRLGDIIKVRLKSVDTDLMRIDFDVV